The following proteins are encoded in a genomic region of Leptospira langatensis:
- a CDS encoding FecR family protein — MKKILQCLLVLNFALFISMGCDKGKSDRKKGIITFVSGNVTIERGDQKIKVAPLQELQNGDVVETEDRSTAVITFGENSTLVEVQSNSKFRFTEKENEKLFIQEKGSTWLTTKKLLKGEGVSLHTPTVTAGVRGTSFYTGMVEDMTMICHCEGHVESENNASHSKKTNDSDYLAVTRGSKTIYLTPADLRKENVPYGHDHSELADSPLGHKNEMSLKDFQAVIALAKKRLDAAP, encoded by the coding sequence ATGAAAAAGATACTCCAGTGCCTTCTTGTGCTGAATTTCGCCCTATTTATTTCTATGGGTTGCGATAAAGGCAAATCGGATAGGAAGAAGGGAATTATTACCTTCGTTTCCGGAAATGTAACAATTGAAAGAGGAGACCAAAAGATCAAAGTGGCTCCACTCCAAGAGTTGCAGAACGGAGATGTAGTCGAGACCGAAGACAGATCCACTGCGGTCATTACCTTTGGAGAAAATTCTACATTGGTAGAAGTTCAGTCCAATTCCAAATTCCGTTTCACCGAAAAGGAAAACGAAAAATTATTCATCCAAGAGAAGGGGAGCACTTGGCTGACTACAAAGAAACTCCTAAAAGGAGAAGGCGTTTCCTTACATACGCCAACAGTTACTGCCGGAGTAAGAGGAACTTCCTTTTATACCGGAATGGTTGAGGATATGACCATGATCTGTCATTGCGAGGGTCATGTGGAATCCGAAAATAATGCAAGCCACTCCAAGAAGACAAACGATTCCGATTACCTTGCAGTCACTAGGGGATCTAAAACGATCTATTTAACTCCTGCGGATCTACGCAAAGAAAATGTTCCTTATGGACATGATCATAGCGAGTTAGCGGATTCTCCTCTGGGGCACAAGAATGAAATGAGTCTGAAAGACTTCCAAGCCGTGATCGCTCTCGCAAAGAAGCGATTGGACGCAGCTCCTTAA
- a CDS encoding RICIN domain-containing protein, translating into MKRKFVQRLSVLAVAGILASVQMACSDKNPGSGSEFAALTGALSSLGNGSGLQGLLGNKTSSVVHAASSYFHTEIYPPHWLQWTTDGSAPIQMDSPFLTQGLRCNGRYCDDVNLLATETSYTQTNSWWTDYFSEEGTNYRICDNNGFVTGIQCSGSYCDNVSLRCSQLNNSGVRTGCYWTAGVSEEGGGKFVAPQSMYVAGASCNGRYCDNMSLYLCQADNGGPTFDMDALAHQYAPRLRFDQETTTGSGDSSKCFPSDAGYYYAQRAAGATPQSLCNKDYSTISNNQVPIYYMASQVGTNAVAIRYWFFYSYQSTCFLSFGNHPADWESMVVLIVNGQLQRVAYFQHGGWYTREPGNYEVVGGTHPVGYAGKNAHGTFHNSGGSGGCLYFDDYRNPGSADYHMDTWNNLQLLSRGSDFPDWMNCTGDSCFDGIGHPIEQTGDLRSMGGCGKDGCGWSSLDADIPFQNDPTGSEYSAITAKHSGRVLDVPGASTSDSVNIDQYSNWNVDNEKWSLESTGDGYYKIIAKHSGKCMDVKGASTSAGTNVVQYSCSGNTNQRFQLLPYSDGFFSIQAKHSSQCLDIAGAAMGDGGLLIQWPCAWTDNEKFKFTR; encoded by the coding sequence ATGAAGAGAAAATTCGTTCAGCGCCTAAGTGTGCTGGCAGTCGCCGGGATTCTCGCAAGTGTGCAAATGGCATGTAGCGACAAGAATCCGGGAAGTGGTTCGGAATTCGCTGCGTTGACAGGAGCTCTGTCTTCGCTCGGAAATGGGAGCGGTTTACAAGGTTTGCTGGGGAATAAGACTTCTTCCGTGGTTCATGCGGCTAGCAGTTATTTCCATACGGAGATCTATCCTCCGCATTGGCTGCAATGGACGACGGACGGTTCTGCGCCTATTCAAATGGACAGTCCTTTTCTAACTCAGGGCTTACGATGCAATGGTCGTTACTGCGATGATGTGAATCTACTCGCAACGGAAACTTCTTATACGCAAACCAACAGTTGGTGGACGGATTATTTTTCAGAAGAAGGTACCAATTATCGTATCTGTGATAATAACGGTTTTGTAACAGGAATACAGTGCAGTGGAAGTTATTGCGATAACGTTTCCTTACGTTGTTCTCAATTGAATAATAGCGGAGTTCGCACTGGCTGCTATTGGACTGCCGGTGTTTCGGAAGAGGGAGGCGGAAAATTCGTGGCTCCTCAATCCATGTACGTTGCGGGTGCGAGTTGCAACGGCCGTTATTGCGATAATATGTCATTGTATCTCTGCCAAGCAGATAATGGCGGACCAACCTTCGATATGGATGCATTGGCTCATCAATATGCACCTCGTCTGAGATTCGATCAGGAGACGACTACCGGATCCGGAGACTCGAGCAAATGTTTTCCTAGCGACGCAGGATATTATTATGCGCAAAGAGCAGCAGGAGCGACTCCTCAATCTCTTTGTAATAAGGATTATTCCACCATCTCCAATAACCAAGTTCCTATCTACTATATGGCAAGCCAGGTCGGGACGAATGCAGTTGCGATCCGTTATTGGTTCTTTTATTCCTATCAAAGTACATGCTTCTTAAGTTTCGGGAATCACCCAGCAGATTGGGAATCCATGGTCGTGCTGATCGTAAATGGACAACTGCAAAGAGTGGCTTACTTCCAACATGGTGGTTGGTATACAAGAGAACCAGGGAACTATGAAGTCGTAGGTGGAACTCACCCAGTGGGTTATGCGGGTAAGAATGCACATGGGACCTTTCATAACTCGGGAGGATCCGGAGGCTGTCTCTATTTCGACGATTATAGGAATCCGGGAAGCGCGGATTATCATATGGACACTTGGAATAATCTCCAACTTCTTTCCAGAGGAAGCGATTTCCCGGATTGGATGAATTGTACTGGGGATAGTTGCTTCGACGGGATCGGACATCCAATCGAGCAAACAGGAGATCTTCGTTCCATGGGAGGTTGCGGAAAAGACGGATGCGGTTGGTCCTCTTTGGACGCGGATATTCCGTTCCAAAACGATCCTACAGGCTCGGAGTATTCTGCCATCACTGCAAAGCATAGCGGAAGAGTATTGGATGTTCCTGGAGCAAGCACAAGCGACAGCGTGAACATAGATCAGTATTCGAACTGGAACGTGGACAATGAGAAATGGTCCTTAGAATCCACAGGAGACGGCTATTACAAGATCATCGCTAAGCATAGCGGTAAGTGTATGGACGTGAAGGGAGCCTCTACTTCTGCAGGGACCAATGTGGTCCAATATTCTTGCAGTGGAAATACGAACCAAAGGTTCCAACTGCTTCCTTATAGCGACGGATTCTTCTCCATCCAGGCGAAGCATAGCAGTCAATGTCTGGACATTGCAGGAGCCGCAATGGGAGACGGAGGTCTTCTCATCCAATGGCCTTGCGCTTGGACAGATAACGAGAAGTTTAAATTCACTCGTTAA
- a CDS encoding choice-of-anchor D domain-containing protein gives MMRITRVQYKKIFAIFSFLLILLSVECSPVPLFKWGNSFDGLVVSYNSEEYVSGNRLNLGTQVAGDSKTITVTLVNRSTNTVNLTGSPVVSIGGANSALFTILAQPTNTSLAPNANVAFKLVYTPGASNYGAHNATLSILSDQPDVPKFSLLLMGTGTSSKLPMIQVKDENSPIDIAAYFTGSTAVPSIAAFGAVQSTTSSAKTLTVRNIGQNTLKIGTVSFTGTAFTGTIKKSSLGANESTDLTVIFSPTAASTYTETLTITSNDALSGNLTSSKFVFTLKGTGLASSSPKVQVTSDGIDLTASGLSVNFVGTKTTESFTKAFILRNVGTTDLVLGSNPVSIDNSTDFTVFQPTNLTIKPDQAVAFNVIFHPNSASSISTTLRIQSVTDGEIDVTLNGIGGTNVAVTWPALKQGAVNSLGGGYKVCYAGSATGSGFTFTSLTNGNADGCNIVNYNGGAYTANQTVFTLSSGTYYFKVLPFTKFGFAVITETASAPGSITF, from the coding sequence ATGATGCGAATTACGCGAGTCCAATATAAAAAGATCTTTGCTATATTTTCCTTCCTCCTGATTTTACTGAGTGTCGAGTGTTCTCCGGTTCCCCTGTTCAAGTGGGGGAATTCCTTCGACGGTCTTGTAGTATCATACAATTCGGAAGAGTATGTTTCCGGAAATCGTTTGAATCTAGGGACCCAAGTGGCTGGGGATTCAAAGACGATCACAGTTACTTTGGTCAATCGTAGTACAAACACTGTGAACCTGACCGGATCTCCTGTGGTAAGTATCGGAGGAGCGAACTCGGCTCTATTTACGATCCTGGCGCAGCCTACAAATACAAGCTTGGCTCCGAATGCGAATGTCGCATTCAAATTAGTATATACTCCTGGGGCTTCCAATTACGGTGCGCATAACGCAACATTGTCTATTCTTTCCGATCAGCCCGATGTTCCTAAGTTTTCTCTTTTGCTAATGGGAACCGGAACTTCGAGTAAACTTCCTATGATCCAAGTAAAGGATGAGAACTCTCCAATAGATATCGCTGCCTATTTTACTGGGAGCACTGCGGTTCCTTCTATCGCTGCATTCGGAGCGGTCCAATCGACTACATCTTCTGCTAAGACCCTTACTGTTCGAAATATAGGACAGAATACTCTAAAGATCGGAACTGTAAGTTTTACTGGTACCGCTTTTACGGGAACCATTAAGAAGTCTAGTCTCGGTGCAAACGAATCCACCGACTTAACAGTTATATTCTCACCTACGGCGGCCTCTACGTATACCGAAACGTTGACGATTACGAGCAATGATGCGCTTTCTGGGAATTTAACGAGTTCTAAATTCGTCTTTACATTAAAGGGGACTGGACTTGCTAGTTCTAGTCCCAAGGTCCAGGTGACTTCGGATGGGATCGATTTGACTGCAAGTGGACTTTCCGTGAATTTTGTTGGAACTAAAACCACTGAGAGTTTTACGAAGGCATTTATCTTAAGGAACGTAGGAACAACTGATCTGGTTTTGGGATCGAATCCGGTCTCTATTGATAACTCTACGGATTTTACTGTCTTTCAACCGACGAATTTGACGATCAAGCCGGACCAGGCCGTTGCGTTTAACGTTATCTTTCATCCGAATTCAGCATCTTCTATCTCTACTACTTTGCGTATCCAGAGTGTTACGGATGGAGAGATCGATGTGACCTTGAACGGTATCGGTGGAACCAATGTTGCGGTCACCTGGCCCGCTTTAAAACAGGGCGCTGTCAACTCGCTCGGCGGCGGATACAAGGTCTGTTATGCAGGTTCGGCTACTGGTTCTGGATTCACTTTCACAAGTCTAACGAATGGAAATGCAGACGGCTGCAATATCGTAAATTATAACGGAGGAGCATATACTGCGAATCAAACGGTATTTACTCTTTCTTCCGGAACATACTACTTTAAAGTGCTGCCATTCACTAAGTTCGGATTTGCGGTCATCACTGAAACTGCGTCTGCTCCCGGAAGCATTACTTTCTAA
- a CDS encoding S8 family serine peptidase codes for MKRSLILAILFGFMFAGGGMLLAKDSNFLGGFGQSVLRAFQTFKLPPSQKKASSLSSSKQTQTIIGKYMAGEIIVKFKKDSDSVVQSYIVQSAGGAITEAISEHGHSLVKIASVQSVEDAVSAYSNLPNVEYAQPNYIYHSTVQVPNDAKFAQQWSLHNTSQTVATGDYTTNNPGVAGSDMDMEHAWDISTDCTNTIVAVVDSGVNYNHDDLVGNMWSSSSCVSDTGRSLGNCIGYDYADNDKDPMDLAGHGTHVAGTIGAKGNNTIGVSGICWTAKIMPVRVLDAAGSGSTSNIMKGINFAARNGAKIINMSLGGPGFDSALDSAIVQAGTVYDVLVVVAAGNDGADVTDSTVGYPCASTAANLLCIAALDQSYALASFSNYNTTNVDIGAPGTNIVSTWAGQNTTVNVTDYSSWTLTNSSSSTGSSWGTSSCTINSTIYATLLLPNSCYITNGTGTPIVYNNNVSSYAYTTFSVPAGVDAVTASFYTFLSTEAGYDGVLVGYKSGTGNPFTPLNINLILDAMTGSLNGNFQEYSLKKCTGGSDCSFGFFFSSDSSFGGYGAAIVLTSWNYMDKDILNVYNTIDGTSMATPHVAGLATLIRSFNPLFTYQDTINLLTTKGDTLSLSSKIKYNLGADGYKTLGYLPTPAAPTVATVQ; via the coding sequence ATGAAACGATCTCTGATTCTCGCGATCCTCTTCGGATTTATGTTTGCGGGTGGTGGAATGCTTCTCGCGAAAGATTCCAATTTCCTAGGCGGATTTGGGCAAAGCGTGTTGCGAGCCTTTCAGACCTTTAAGCTTCCTCCTTCTCAGAAAAAGGCGAGCTCCCTTAGTTCTTCTAAGCAAACCCAGACCATCATCGGAAAGTATATGGCCGGGGAGATCATCGTTAAATTCAAAAAAGATTCTGATTCTGTTGTGCAATCCTATATCGTGCAATCTGCAGGGGGGGCTATAACGGAGGCGATTTCCGAACATGGCCATAGCCTGGTTAAGATTGCAAGCGTCCAATCGGTAGAGGATGCGGTATCTGCTTATTCGAATTTACCAAATGTGGAATACGCTCAGCCAAATTATATCTATCATAGCACAGTGCAGGTGCCAAACGATGCTAAGTTTGCGCAGCAATGGAGTTTGCATAATACATCTCAAACTGTGGCTACAGGAGATTATACTACGAATAATCCCGGAGTCGCCGGTAGCGACATGGACATGGAACATGCCTGGGACATTTCTACGGATTGTACGAATACGATCGTAGCGGTTGTGGATTCCGGAGTGAATTATAATCATGACGACCTGGTCGGCAATATGTGGTCCAGTTCTTCCTGCGTAAGCGATACTGGAAGAAGTCTGGGAAATTGTATCGGCTATGATTATGCGGATAACGACAAGGATCCGATGGACCTTGCCGGACATGGAACCCATGTCGCGGGGACCATTGGCGCCAAGGGAAATAATACCATTGGGGTCTCGGGGATTTGTTGGACTGCCAAGATCATGCCTGTTCGAGTTTTAGACGCTGCCGGTTCCGGAAGTACTTCGAACATCATGAAAGGTATAAATTTTGCGGCACGCAACGGAGCTAAGATCATCAATATGAGTCTAGGTGGCCCTGGCTTCGATTCAGCCTTAGATAGTGCGATTGTCCAAGCTGGAACTGTATATGATGTATTGGTAGTCGTTGCAGCTGGAAATGACGGAGCGGATGTGACCGATAGTACTGTAGGCTATCCATGCGCTTCTACAGCAGCGAATTTATTGTGTATTGCCGCCTTGGACCAATCCTATGCGCTTGCAAGTTTTTCGAACTACAATACTACAAATGTGGATATAGGGGCTCCTGGAACGAATATTGTAAGCACCTGGGCCGGTCAGAATACGACTGTGAACGTGACCGATTATAGCTCTTGGACACTTACAAACTCTTCCTCTTCTACGGGCTCTTCTTGGGGAACATCCAGCTGTACTATAAACTCCACTATTTATGCTACTTTATTGCTTCCTAATTCTTGTTATATAACGAATGGGACCGGTACTCCAATTGTATATAATAACAACGTTTCTTCCTACGCTTACACTACCTTTTCCGTCCCTGCCGGAGTAGATGCAGTCACTGCTTCCTTTTATACATTCTTGAGTACAGAAGCAGGATATGACGGTGTATTGGTAGGTTATAAATCCGGAACAGGCAATCCATTCACTCCACTGAATATTAATTTGATTTTGGATGCGATGACTGGAAGCTTAAACGGAAATTTCCAAGAGTACAGTCTAAAAAAATGTACCGGCGGAAGTGATTGTTCTTTCGGTTTCTTTTTTAGTTCCGATTCTTCTTTTGGCGGGTATGGAGCAGCCATTGTCCTGACTTCTTGGAACTACATGGACAAGGACATTCTCAACGTGTACAATACGATCGATGGGACTTCCATGGCGACCCCTCATGTGGCCGGACTGGCGACCCTGATCCGCTCTTTCAATCCTCTGTTTACGTATCAAGATACGATCAATTTGCTGACTACCAAAGGGGACACCTTAAGTTTATCCAGTAAGATCAAATACAATCTGGGAGCAGATGGATACAAAACGCTCGGATACTTGCCTACGCCTGCCGCACCAACAGTTGCTACGGTGCAGTAA
- a CDS encoding OsmC family protein — MSDVQARVEGTSQNYKTILKAAGHELIADESKEDGGGDLGPSPHEFLLLALGACTDITIRMYAQRKKMDLKNVSIELNLTKAGDHTDIERVVLLEGNLSEQERERLLQVANACPVHKTLSNPIHIDTKLA, encoded by the coding sequence ATGAGCGACGTACAAGCAAGAGTAGAAGGCACTTCACAAAATTATAAAACGATCCTTAAGGCAGCCGGTCATGAATTGATCGCGGATGAGTCCAAGGAAGATGGGGGAGGAGATTTAGGACCTTCTCCTCATGAATTCCTGCTTTTGGCCTTGGGAGCTTGCACGGATATTACGATCCGAATGTATGCGCAGCGTAAGAAGATGGATCTCAAGAATGTATCCATAGAGTTGAATCTTACGAAAGCGGGGGACCATACTGATATTGAAAGAGTAGTGCTATTAGAAGGAAATCTAAGCGAGCAGGAAAGAGAGAGACTCTTACAAGTGGCAAATGCCTGTCCGGTTCACAAGACTCTCAGTAATCCGATCCATATCGATACTAAGTTAGCATGA
- a CDS encoding GAF domain-containing sensor histidine kinase codes for MHSISNIDKNAERESIPASFSSNSLGSEEGGSGIEDQNTQEELLRKISILNLLQQVASSANEANDVDSILQFSIDRICAIGNWKLGQVYLLQEEDESLSLSPICYCEENPSLKKFRRSLGQKGSIFSEKVQRERKPIWFTKIATSLEEGSRDLSLQAEIESAFALPILVRENLVGVLEFFSESRTPDPSFLEAITHISSLIGRVFERQDAENSLKNSQEQLRALSARLQEVREEERLLVAREIHDELGQLLTVLKIDITLLKNNIQKKDPEAFELFSDIRSMIKVADTAIESVQRIATELRPLILEDLGLVEGIEWYSRDFQKRTGIICDLRIRTENLPSEKEYSIAIFRIFQEALTNVARHAKANRIQVSLEEEPSLLLLRIEDNGVGMGQDRWKNHKSLGLIGMRERAVVLGGELTVLSKEGEGTSVVVRIPLRSSGLMEDRS; via the coding sequence GTGCATAGTATATCGAACATCGATAAAAATGCCGAACGCGAATCTATTCCTGCTAGCTTCTCTTCTAATTCCTTGGGATCCGAAGAAGGTGGATCCGGAATAGAAGATCAAAACACACAAGAAGAGCTACTACGTAAGATCTCCATACTCAATCTTTTGCAACAGGTTGCCAGTTCCGCAAACGAGGCCAACGATGTGGATTCGATCTTGCAATTCTCCATTGATCGGATCTGTGCGATCGGAAATTGGAAATTGGGACAAGTATATCTCCTGCAAGAAGAAGATGAGTCTCTTAGTTTATCTCCTATTTGCTATTGCGAAGAAAATCCATCCTTAAAGAAATTTAGAAGAAGTCTCGGCCAAAAAGGATCGATCTTCTCAGAAAAGGTCCAGAGAGAAAGAAAGCCTATTTGGTTTACAAAAATTGCAACTAGTTTGGAGGAAGGATCCAGGGATCTTTCCTTGCAAGCGGAAATAGAATCCGCTTTTGCCCTGCCCATATTGGTTCGGGAGAATCTAGTCGGTGTCTTGGAATTCTTTTCGGAATCGCGAACTCCGGATCCTTCCTTCTTAGAGGCGATCACTCATATTAGTTCCCTGATCGGTCGTGTTTTCGAGAGACAGGATGCGGAGAATTCCTTAAAGAATTCCCAGGAACAGTTGAGAGCTCTATCCGCGAGACTTCAGGAAGTAAGAGAAGAGGAAAGGCTCTTAGTAGCAAGGGAGATCCATGACGAACTCGGACAACTTCTTACAGTGCTTAAGATCGATATTACATTATTAAAAAATAATATCCAGAAGAAGGACCCGGAAGCGTTCGAACTGTTTTCGGATATCAGATCTATGATCAAGGTCGCGGACACTGCGATCGAGTCTGTCCAAAGGATCGCTACAGAACTTAGGCCTTTGATCCTAGAGGATTTGGGTTTAGTCGAAGGAATCGAATGGTACAGTAGGGATTTTCAAAAGAGGACCGGGATCATTTGCGATCTTCGCATTCGAACGGAGAACCTGCCCAGTGAAAAAGAATATTCGATCGCCATCTTTCGTATTTTCCAAGAGGCGCTTACGAATGTGGCCAGGCACGCGAAAGCGAATAGGATCCAAGTTTCTCTCGAAGAGGAACCGTCCTTATTGCTTTTACGAATAGAGGACAATGGGGTGGGAATGGGACAAGATCGATGGAAGAACCATAAATCCTTGGGGTTGATCGGAATGAGGGAGAGAGCAGTGGTACTCGGCGGAGAATTAACGGTTTTAAGCAAAGAAGGGGAAGGGACTTCCGTGGTAGTGAGAATTCCCCTTCGTAGTAGCGGATTGATGGAGGACAGGTCATGA
- a CDS encoding response regulator: MISTLIADDHLLVREGLKKILSMESDIDIVYEAENGQQVLDFLNHQSVQIIILDINMPTMSGLDILKYIHKLSPDARVLILSMYPEDRFAVRALKAGASGYITKASAGEELIVAIRKVVSGNRYVSPEATEILVRELARPSDKLSHETLSEREFQILMLLVKGKSVRVIAEELALSVNTVNTYRSRILEKMNLKSTQELVRYAYDQNLLE; this comes from the coding sequence ATGATTTCTACGTTAATAGCGGATGATCATTTATTGGTAAGAGAAGGTCTGAAGAAGATTCTCTCTATGGAATCGGATATAGATATAGTGTACGAGGCTGAGAACGGTCAGCAAGTATTGGACTTTCTGAACCATCAGTCGGTGCAGATCATTATTCTGGATATCAATATGCCTACGATGAGCGGTTTGGATATATTAAAATACATTCATAAACTTTCTCCGGATGCGAGAGTGCTGATCTTAAGCATGTATCCCGAAGATCGCTTTGCAGTCCGTGCTTTAAAGGCAGGTGCTTCCGGTTATATAACCAAGGCAAGTGCCGGGGAAGAATTGATCGTTGCCATTCGCAAGGTAGTATCTGGCAATCGATATGTAAGCCCGGAAGCGACGGAGATCTTGGTGAGAGAATTGGCAAGGCCTTCGGATAAGTTGTCTCATGAGACTCTTTCCGAGAGAGAATTCCAGATCCTAATGCTTCTCGTAAAAGGAAAAAGCGTGCGGGTCATCGCTGAAGAACTCGCTCTGAGTGTGAATACGGTAAATACGTATCGATCCAGAATATTAGAAAAAATGAATTTAAAGTCCACTCAAGAATTGGTGAGATACGCTTACGACCAGAACCTGTTAGAATAG